One window of the Actinomyces procaprae genome contains the following:
- a CDS encoding ABC transporter permease: MGNPLVAMPSARSRRSTGILRSLLNSRKALFGIAVLLLFIALALLAPVISPGDPARITSSTAAPPSAEHWFGVTPKGQDVFAMTLWGARSSLAVGLSVGIIATFVALLIGLASAYFGRAVDGILAVVTNVFLLLPGLPLLVVLAGFMPPGQGTIIIVLVVTGWAGAARVMRSQALSVRGKDFVAAALVTGERPLRIMFGEILPNMASIVMSTILGCVNAAIGSQAGLEFLGLGDSSVVSWGTNLYWASNDGALMTGRWWTFLPSGLCIALVAFALAMINFGVDEVTNPRLRKPSKRARKALREGATAVEA, encoded by the coding sequence ATGGGAAACCCACTGGTAGCCATGCCATCCGCGCGGAGCCGTCGCTCAACCGGGATTCTGCGCAGTCTCCTGAACTCCCGCAAGGCCCTGTTCGGGATCGCGGTTCTGCTGCTGTTCATCGCCCTGGCCCTGCTGGCGCCCGTCATCAGCCCCGGCGACCCGGCCCGGATCACCTCCTCCACGGCTGCGCCGCCCAGCGCTGAGCACTGGTTCGGTGTTACTCCGAAGGGCCAGGACGTGTTCGCCATGACCCTGTGGGGGGCGCGCTCCTCGCTGGCGGTCGGGCTCAGCGTCGGCATCATCGCGACCTTCGTGGCCCTGCTCATCGGGCTGGCGTCGGCCTACTTCGGCCGCGCGGTCGACGGCATCCTCGCCGTCGTAACCAATGTGTTCCTGCTGCTTCCGGGGCTCCCGCTCCTGGTGGTGCTCGCGGGCTTCATGCCTCCGGGCCAGGGGACGATCATCATCGTCCTGGTGGTCACCGGATGGGCGGGCGCTGCGCGGGTAATGCGCAGCCAGGCGCTGTCCGTGCGGGGGAAGGACTTCGTTGCGGCCGCCCTCGTCACGGGTGAGCGTCCGCTGCGGATCATGTTCGGGGAGATCCTGCCGAATATGGCCTCGATAGTGATGTCCACGATCCTCGGCTGCGTCAATGCGGCCATCGGCAGCCAGGCCGGCCTGGAGTTCCTCGGCCTGGGCGACTCCTCGGTGGTCTCCTGGGGGACCAACCTGTACTGGGCGTCGAACGACGGCGCGCTCATGACCGGTCGCTGGTGGACCTTCCTGCCATCCGGTCTGTGCATCGCCCTGGTGGCGTTCGCGCTGGCAATGATCAACTTCGGCGTGGATGAGGTCACCAACCCCCGTCTGCGCAAGCCCTCTAAGCGCGCCCGGAAGGCGCTGCGTGAGGGCGCGACTGCGGTGGAGGCATGA
- a CDS encoding class I SAM-dependent methyltransferase has product MNDQLPAPDASAGSGEPPLPYADRPVATAPGHWVLARAGKRVLRPGGAALSAAMLGHARLAGADVVELAPGLGRTAAEIIAADPTSYTAIDRDPDAARRVAAVVGDRGTVRQGEAAHTGLPGASADVVVGEAMLSMQGDKAKAAIVAEAARVLRPGGRYAIHELGVVPDDIDEARYTELRKDLARAIHVNARPMTTAAWRQLLEDAGLVVDWVDTAPMALLKLSRNLRDEGLGGFARIARNVLTDAELRRRVLLMRRTFKRYERDMVGVALVAHKPE; this is encoded by the coding sequence ATGAATGATCAGCTCCCCGCTCCGGATGCATCCGCAGGTTCCGGCGAGCCGCCTCTGCCCTATGCCGACCGCCCCGTGGCGACCGCGCCCGGGCACTGGGTGCTCGCCCGTGCGGGCAAGCGCGTCCTGCGTCCCGGCGGTGCCGCCTTGTCGGCCGCCATGCTCGGTCACGCTCGCCTGGCGGGTGCCGACGTCGTTGAGCTGGCCCCCGGGCTGGGGCGTACGGCGGCGGAGATCATTGCGGCGGACCCGACTTCCTACACCGCCATCGACCGGGACCCCGACGCCGCCCGGCGCGTGGCCGCCGTCGTCGGCGACCGTGGCACTGTCCGTCAGGGGGAGGCCGCGCACACCGGCCTGCCCGGCGCGAGTGCCGACGTGGTCGTCGGCGAGGCCATGCTGAGCATGCAGGGGGACAAGGCCAAGGCGGCGATCGTCGCGGAGGCGGCGCGGGTGCTGCGCCCGGGTGGCCGTTACGCGATCCACGAGCTGGGCGTGGTCCCGGATGACATCGATGAGGCGCGCTACACCGAGCTGCGCAAGGACCTGGCGCGCGCCATCCACGTCAACGCCCGCCCCATGACGACGGCGGCCTGGCGGCAGCTGCTCGAGGACGCCGGCCTGGTGGTCGACTGGGTGGACACGGCCCCCATGGCGCTGCTCAAGCTCAGCCGCAACCTGCGTGACGAGGGCCTGGGCGGCTTTGCGCGCATTGCCCGCAATGTGCTCACCGACGCCGAGCTGCGCCGTCGCGTGCTGCTCATGCGCCGCACCTTCAAGCGCTACGAGCGGGACATGGTGGGCGTCGCCCTGGTCGCCCACAAGCCCGAATAG
- a CDS encoding LacI family DNA-binding transcriptional regulator, with translation MAARRRSATMADVARAAEVSRTTVSFVLNNRPGSAIPEGTRRKVLAAAKEVGYRPNAGARALAKRRTGVLGMVTEIVTGPFAVETVVGAQRRAAELGMTIFIMASTGEPEVDRQAFATMLEHRVEGVIYATGSHREVRLPDEARELPTVLLHCFDSATDLPAVLPDEEQAGVLATRALTDAGHRRIGLIGLDPTIPAAVGRCHGYEKVLSECDVPLDESLVVVGGATAQGGYAAACRLLDRDDPPTAIFCANDRMAMGAYDAIKERGLSVGRDVAVVGVDNQEIIAAGLHPELTTVALPFDALGRSGVDALDAMARGKEVPRRQVLDCALVARHSA, from the coding sequence ATGGCTGCACGACGACGTAGCGCGACGATGGCCGATGTTGCGCGGGCTGCTGAGGTGTCCCGTACGACGGTGTCATTCGTGCTGAACAACCGTCCGGGCAGCGCCATCCCGGAGGGGACTCGGCGCAAGGTGCTCGCGGCTGCCAAGGAGGTCGGCTACCGGCCCAACGCCGGTGCGCGTGCGCTTGCGAAGCGGCGCACGGGCGTTCTGGGCATGGTCACCGAGATCGTCACCGGCCCCTTCGCCGTCGAGACTGTGGTCGGTGCGCAGCGGCGCGCCGCCGAACTCGGGATGACGATCTTCATCATGGCTTCCACCGGCGAGCCTGAAGTCGACCGGCAGGCCTTCGCCACGATGCTTGAGCACCGGGTCGAGGGGGTCATTTACGCCACCGGCTCGCACCGGGAGGTGCGGCTGCCGGACGAGGCCCGTGAGCTACCCACTGTGCTGTTGCACTGCTTCGATTCTGCGACCGACCTGCCTGCGGTGCTGCCTGATGAGGAGCAGGCCGGGGTGCTGGCGACGCGTGCTCTCACGGACGCGGGTCACCGCAGGATCGGACTTATCGGCCTCGATCCCACCATTCCAGCGGCCGTGGGGCGCTGCCACGGCTATGAGAAGGTGCTGTCGGAATGTGACGTTCCGCTTGACGAGTCCCTCGTCGTCGTCGGCGGAGCCACCGCCCAGGGCGGATATGCCGCAGCCTGCCGACTGCTTGATCGGGATGATCCGCCTACCGCCATCTTCTGCGCCAATGACCGTATGGCGATGGGCGCCTATGACGCCATCAAGGAGCGCGGACTCAGCGTGGGCCGGGACGTCGCGGTGGTCGGCGTGGACAACCAGGAGATCATCGCGGCGGGACTGCATCCGGAGCTGACCACGGTGGCGCTTCCCTTTGACGCTCTGGGGCGAAGCGGCGTCGACGCGCTCGACGCCATGGCCCGGGGGAAGGAGGTGCCCCGCCGACAAGTCCTGGACTGCGCGCTGGTGGCGCGCCATTCAGCCTGA
- a CDS encoding ABC transporter permease, protein MSYVLKRLGFYLLAFWASITLNFLLPRLMPGDPVSRMFAKGGAKLTEEQALQLQQLFGLDDRPMWQQYISYIKSMLTGDMGVSISRFPSPVSAVIGSQIGWTILLGAVALLIAVLLGNLLGIIAAWYRGGFIDSVFPPLLVFLGSFPYFWLAMAGLYVFGTGLGWFPLRHAFTAGIVADWASPAFLGDVAYHLVLPASTIVLVSLGGWALGMRNTMISTNSEDYIVMAEAKGLKRSRIMLRYAARNAMLPSVTSFGMSLGFIVGGSMLTEVVFAYPGVGYQLLSAVNALDYPLMQGIFFTITAAVLAANFLVDIVYVRLDPRVRTA, encoded by the coding sequence ATGTCCTACGTCCTAAAACGGCTGGGATTCTATCTGCTCGCATTCTGGGCCTCAATCACCCTGAACTTCCTGCTGCCCCGATTGATGCCGGGCGACCCGGTATCACGCATGTTCGCCAAGGGCGGTGCGAAACTGACTGAGGAGCAGGCCCTTCAGCTCCAGCAGCTGTTCGGGCTCGACGATCGCCCCATGTGGCAGCAGTACATCTCATATATCAAGTCAATGCTGACCGGTGACATGGGGGTATCCATTTCCCGGTTTCCCAGTCCGGTGTCGGCGGTGATCGGCAGCCAGATCGGGTGGACCATCCTCCTGGGCGCCGTCGCCCTCCTGATCGCCGTGCTGCTCGGCAATCTGCTCGGGATCATCGCCGCCTGGTACCGGGGCGGTTTCATCGACTCCGTCTTCCCGCCGCTGCTGGTGTTCCTGGGGTCATTCCCCTACTTCTGGCTGGCCATGGCTGGCCTGTATGTCTTCGGTACCGGCCTGGGCTGGTTCCCGCTGCGGCATGCGTTCACCGCCGGGATTGTCGCGGACTGGGCAAGCCCCGCCTTCCTCGGAGACGTCGCCTACCACCTGGTGCTGCCGGCCTCCACCATTGTGCTGGTGTCACTGGGCGGCTGGGCGCTGGGGATGCGCAACACGATGATCTCCACCAACTCCGAGGACTACATCGTCATGGCCGAGGCCAAGGGGCTCAAGCGCTCCCGCATCATGCTGCGGTACGCGGCACGTAACGCGATGCTTCCCTCGGTGACCAGCTTCGGCATGTCCCTGGGGTTCATCGTCGGCGGCTCGATGCTCACCGAGGTCGTCTTCGCCTACCCGGGCGTCGGCTACCAGCTGCTCAGTGCGGTAAATGCGCTCGACTACCCGCTGATGCAGGGGATCTTCTTCACGATCACGGCTGCGGTGCTCGCCGCGAACTTCCTGGTCGACATCGTCTACGTCCGCCTCGACCCGCGCGTGCGGACCGCCTGA
- a CDS encoding citrate synthase yields MTATPTDLSAQDAPGVLAVGETSLELPRALATDGSDGLAIGKLLGTTGLVTLDPGFTNTAACTSDITYIDGGAGILRYRGYPIEELAKSSTFLEVAYLLINGELPDPETFERFQRRIGRHRLLHEDFRSFFTSFPSSGHPMAILQAGIAGLATYYEDTLNPHDPYETELATVLLLSKMPTMISYIARRAIGLPLLYPDPKRGYVEDFLNMTFGMPYQASDIDPTVVRALDMLLILHADHEQNCSTSTVRLVGSSDANMYASVAAGVGALSGPLHGGANEAVLRMLDTIQSEGMSTSEFVRKVKNKEDGVRLMGFGHRVYKNYDPRAALVKETAHEVLARLGSKDGDRKLEIAMELEEVALSDDYFVSRSLYPNVDFYTGLIYQAMGFPTKMFTPLFALGRLPGWIAQYREMMHDPAKRIGRPRQVYTGEVERHYVAMHRRKHVREYLDTRVGEPTLDRVPRV; encoded by the coding sequence ATGACCGCAACGCCCACTGATCTCAGCGCCCAGGACGCCCCCGGGGTGCTCGCCGTCGGCGAGACGAGCCTGGAGCTGCCGCGTGCGCTGGCCACCGATGGCTCCGACGGGCTCGCCATCGGCAAGCTGCTGGGGACCACGGGCCTGGTCACGCTCGACCCCGGCTTCACCAACACCGCCGCCTGCACCTCGGACATCACCTATATCGACGGCGGCGCCGGCATCCTGCGCTACCGCGGCTACCCGATCGAGGAGCTGGCCAAGTCCTCCACCTTCCTGGAGGTCGCCTACCTGCTGATCAATGGGGAGCTGCCCGACCCTGAGACCTTCGAGCGCTTCCAGCGGCGCATCGGCCGCCACCGGCTGCTGCACGAGGACTTCCGCAGCTTCTTCACCTCATTCCCGTCATCCGGGCATCCCATGGCCATTCTCCAGGCCGGCATCGCCGGCCTGGCCACCTACTACGAGGACACCCTCAACCCGCACGACCCCTATGAGACCGAGCTGGCCACGGTCCTGCTGCTGAGCAAGATGCCGACGATGATCAGCTATATTGCGCGCCGCGCGATCGGGCTTCCGCTGCTGTACCCCGACCCCAAGCGCGGCTACGTCGAGGACTTCCTCAACATGACCTTCGGCATGCCCTACCAGGCCAGTGACATCGACCCCACCGTGGTACGCGCCCTGGACATGCTGCTGATCCTGCACGCCGACCACGAGCAGAACTGCTCCACCTCCACGGTGCGTCTGGTGGGCTCCTCCGACGCCAACATGTACGCGTCCGTGGCCGCGGGTGTCGGCGCCCTGTCCGGGCCGCTGCACGGCGGCGCCAACGAGGCCGTGCTGCGCATGCTGGACACCATCCAGTCCGAGGGCATGAGCACCTCCGAGTTCGTCCGCAAGGTGAAGAACAAGGAGGACGGTGTGCGGCTGATGGGCTTCGGGCACCGCGTATACAAGAACTACGACCCGCGTGCCGCCCTGGTGAAGGAGACCGCCCACGAGGTGCTGGCGCGGCTGGGCTCCAAGGACGGGGATCGCAAGCTGGAGATCGCCATGGAGCTGGAGGAGGTCGCCCTGTCGGACGACTACTTCGTCTCCCGCAGCCTGTACCCGAATGTCGACTTCTATACCGGCTTGATCTACCAGGCGATGGGATTCCCCACGAAGATGTTCACCCCGCTGTTCGCGCTCGGGCGGCTGCCCGGTTGGATCGCCCAGTACCGGGAGATGATGCACGACCCGGCCAAGCGCATCGGCCGCCCGCGCCAGGTGTACACCGGGGAGGTCGAGCGTCACTACGTGGCCATGCACCGTCGCAAGCACGTGCGCGAGTACCTCGACACCCGCGTCGGTGAGCCCACCTTGGACCGCGTTCCGCGCGTGTGA
- a CDS encoding ABC transporter ATP-binding protein, translating into MSEIMTTSASSGDSGHRSADDQPLLVVDGLRVEYSGDARSVIGADRVSFTIGRGEVLGLAGESGCGKSTTANAIMRLLKPPAEITHGSITFDGRDVLGMSAEELRRFRWREVAMVFQSAMNALNPVMTVGDQIIDVLTTHERVSKREARERAAELLGVVGIPADRLRSYPHQLSGGMRQRAVIAIGLALNPSLLIMDEPTTALDVVVQQEIMEQVTELKDRLGFSILFITHDISLMVDISDRMGVMYGGRLVEMGPSKEIFSDPLHPYTRALMGAFPPISGPRVRRTGLSDSRDGADRPWARSIADLVEAAPGRWVSPVHGNPSQTDYANKELS; encoded by the coding sequence ATGAGTGAAATCATGACCACTTCGGCGAGCTCGGGAGATTCCGGCCACCGGTCTGCAGACGACCAGCCACTGCTGGTGGTTGATGGTCTCCGTGTGGAGTACAGCGGCGACGCCCGCTCCGTAATCGGTGCGGACCGCGTGAGCTTCACAATCGGCAGGGGAGAGGTCCTAGGGCTTGCCGGGGAGTCCGGCTGCGGAAAGTCCACCACCGCCAATGCGATCATGCGGCTGCTCAAGCCCCCGGCCGAGATCACCCACGGATCGATCACCTTCGACGGCCGCGACGTGCTGGGCATGTCCGCGGAGGAGCTGCGCCGATTCCGGTGGCGAGAAGTGGCAATGGTCTTCCAATCCGCGATGAACGCGCTCAACCCGGTGATGACGGTCGGTGACCAGATCATCGACGTCCTGACCACCCATGAGCGAGTCTCCAAGCGGGAGGCGCGCGAGCGCGCCGCGGAACTGCTGGGAGTAGTGGGTATCCCCGCCGATCGGCTCAGAAGCTACCCGCATCAGCTCTCCGGCGGTATGCGTCAGCGCGCGGTCATCGCCATAGGCCTGGCGCTCAACCCCTCGCTGCTCATCATGGACGAGCCGACTACCGCGCTCGACGTGGTGGTCCAGCAGGAGATCATGGAGCAGGTGACTGAGCTCAAGGACCGCCTGGGCTTCTCCATCCTGTTCATCACCCACGACATCTCCCTGATGGTTGATATCTCCGACCGGATGGGTGTCATGTACGGAGGGCGCCTGGTGGAGATGGGGCCGTCGAAGGAGATCTTCTCCGACCCCCTTCACCCCTACACGCGCGCACTGATGGGGGCATTCCCGCCGATCAGTGGACCGCGGGTGCGCCGCACCGGACTGTCCGACTCCCGCGACGGCGCGGACCGCCCCTGGGCCCGTTCGATCGCGGACCTCGTTGAGGCTGCGCCCGGGCGCTGGGTTTCCCCCGTGCACGGCAATCCCTCGCAGACCGACTATGCCAACAAGGAGCTGTCATGA
- a CDS encoding ABC transporter substrate-binding protein has translation MSPITLSRRQALAGGAIGSVAALLALAGCSTDSAESAGRLLTIPREDMGTFTRNFNPFSPNNAPMTAQAIYEPMLIFNAVRGDTVPWLAESWEAAEDGMSMTFHLREDVTWSDGNPLVAQDVVTTFDVQLKTLGGYDYLDTVTAEDDHTVVFTFSRAYSVALYELGQQLVTPDHVWSKIDDPAKDTNENPVGTGPFTEIANFQAQSFDLMPNPTYWQKDKVKIPGIRMLAFAGNDGANLAAINGDVDWAPQYMADIQTAYVDKDSEHRHYWFPGIGSTIQWTLNTTKAPFNDPAFRKAVSQVVDREAVCQTGMSGYASPVDPTGMGEGFADWKDPEALASPLCTYDVSAAEKALDEAGYTKGADGRRSNPDGSELSFSISVGSTSSDWLSVAQIIVQNLADVGITATVDSPDWSEVTSSLENGSFDTAVCWSSVGATPYTYYQSAMSVDKVKPVGEQTFENYHRFGDQEATELLGQFAATFDEDEQKEICKQIQARFLETWPVIPLFPGPEWGAYTDVNFTGWPTEEDAYASLSTRSTTTVLILTSLEPRA, from the coding sequence ATGTCCCCGATTACCCTGTCCCGCCGTCAGGCCCTTGCCGGAGGAGCGATCGGATCGGTCGCCGCGCTGCTGGCGCTGGCCGGCTGCTCCACTGACTCCGCCGAGTCCGCGGGACGGCTGCTCACCATCCCCCGTGAGGACATGGGCACCTTCACCCGCAACTTCAATCCGTTCTCGCCTAACAATGCCCCCATGACTGCGCAGGCGATTTACGAGCCCATGCTGATCTTCAACGCGGTGCGGGGCGATACCGTGCCGTGGCTGGCCGAGTCGTGGGAGGCCGCCGAGGACGGCATGTCTATGACCTTCCACCTGCGTGAGGACGTCACGTGGTCTGACGGCAATCCCCTGGTCGCCCAGGACGTGGTCACCACCTTCGACGTCCAGCTCAAGACGCTCGGCGGCTACGACTACCTGGACACGGTCACCGCAGAGGATGATCACACCGTCGTATTCACCTTCTCCCGCGCGTACTCCGTCGCCTTGTACGAGCTCGGCCAGCAGCTTGTCACGCCGGACCACGTCTGGTCCAAGATCGATGACCCCGCCAAGGACACCAACGAGAACCCGGTCGGAACCGGTCCGTTCACGGAGATCGCCAACTTCCAGGCGCAGTCATTCGACCTCATGCCCAACCCGACCTACTGGCAGAAGGACAAGGTCAAGATCCCCGGCATCCGCATGCTCGCCTTCGCGGGCAATGACGGGGCGAACCTGGCCGCCATCAACGGCGACGTCGACTGGGCGCCGCAGTACATGGCGGACATCCAGACCGCCTACGTGGACAAGGACTCCGAGCACCGCCACTACTGGTTCCCCGGTATCGGCTCGACGATTCAGTGGACGCTGAACACCACCAAGGCCCCCTTCAATGACCCTGCGTTCCGCAAGGCAGTGAGCCAAGTCGTCGATCGTGAGGCGGTGTGCCAGACGGGTATGAGCGGCTATGCCAGCCCGGTCGACCCTACGGGGATGGGGGAGGGATTCGCCGACTGGAAGGATCCGGAGGCGCTCGCCTCCCCGCTGTGCACCTATGACGTGTCGGCTGCTGAAAAGGCGCTTGACGAGGCCGGCTATACCAAGGGCGCCGATGGTAGGCGCAGCAATCCCGATGGCAGCGAGCTCAGCTTCTCTATCTCGGTGGGCTCAACATCCTCGGACTGGCTGAGCGTCGCGCAGATCATTGTGCAGAACCTCGCCGACGTCGGGATCACTGCCACCGTGGATTCGCCGGACTGGTCCGAGGTCACGTCCTCCCTGGAGAACGGCAGCTTTGATACCGCAGTGTGCTGGTCCTCCGTCGGCGCCACGCCCTACACCTACTACCAGTCCGCCATGTCGGTCGACAAGGTCAAGCCCGTCGGCGAGCAGACCTTTGAGAACTACCACCGCTTCGGCGACCAAGAGGCCACCGAGCTGCTGGGACAGTTCGCAGCCACGTTCGACGAGGATGAGCAGAAGGAGATCTGCAAGCAGATCCAGGCTCGCTTCCTTGAGACCTGGCCGGTAATTCCGCTGTTCCCCGGCCCGGAGTGGGGCGCCTACACCGACGTCAACTTCACCGGCTGGCCGACTGAGGAGGACGCATACGCCTCTCTCAGCACCAGGTCGACGACGACGGTGCTGATCCTCACGAGCCTCGAGCCGCGGGCCTGA
- a CDS encoding PTS sugar transporter subunit IIC encodes MASFSDRFSDGLTVVAEKVDDNKYLNSLKNSFSYFLPFILVGSFASLLRSLVSSQETGLARWLPALANLDGAFTAMNFATMSFMTIPIVILLGWQLAKRNDTPTHATAILCVAAYVTVVPQSVQALLEDGADGGTAAGLGEGALGAQGLFIGIIWTVVITELFRRLSGIEALRIKMPDSVPPAITQSFNSLIPVFLILTFSAVFGVLFRLATGSYLNEWVYAVLQHPLEVIFQSTAGIILMAVFAQLFWFLGIHGGLVISPIRNPLFATAIAANIAAVNAGAEPTQPLTYGFWVTFIVLGGAGGILGLTIVGALMSKQEDLKMISRLGFVPAVCGISEPLVFGVPLVLNPIYAIPFVFNTGISAAIAMVAMNLGFIQANTVDVPFGVPVFINGFIGFGWQGVVVQAIILIATTLMWVPFVAIDDRRATRESQDQGAAAPTDSKEAVSA; translated from the coding sequence ATGGCCTCATTCTCCGACCGCTTCTCCGACGGCCTGACTGTCGTCGCCGAGAAAGTCGACGACAACAAGTACCTGAACTCGCTGAAGAACTCCTTCAGCTACTTCCTGCCCTTCATCCTCGTGGGCTCATTCGCCAGTCTGCTGCGTTCCCTGGTCTCCTCGCAGGAGACGGGGCTGGCCCGCTGGCTCCCCGCGCTCGCCAACCTCGACGGTGCATTCACCGCGATGAACTTCGCCACCATGAGCTTCATGACGATTCCCATCGTCATCCTGCTCGGCTGGCAGCTGGCCAAGCGCAACGACACCCCCACGCACGCCACCGCAATCCTGTGCGTGGCCGCCTACGTCACCGTCGTCCCGCAGAGTGTGCAGGCACTGCTTGAGGACGGGGCCGACGGCGGCACCGCGGCCGGGCTCGGTGAGGGCGCGCTCGGCGCTCAGGGACTGTTCATCGGCATCATCTGGACCGTCGTCATCACCGAGCTGTTCCGCCGCCTGTCCGGGATCGAGGCGCTGCGAATCAAGATGCCGGACTCCGTCCCACCCGCCATCACCCAGTCCTTCAACTCGCTGATCCCCGTGTTCCTCATCCTGACCTTCTCCGCCGTCTTCGGGGTGCTGTTCCGGCTGGCCACCGGCAGTTACCTGAACGAGTGGGTGTACGCGGTGCTACAGCACCCGCTGGAGGTCATCTTCCAGTCCACGGCGGGCATCATCTTGATGGCCGTGTTCGCGCAGCTGTTCTGGTTCCTCGGCATTCACGGCGGGCTGGTGATCTCCCCGATCCGCAACCCGCTGTTCGCCACCGCCATCGCCGCCAACATCGCGGCGGTCAATGCCGGTGCGGAACCGACCCAGCCGCTCACCTACGGGTTCTGGGTGACCTTCATCGTCCTCGGGGGCGCCGGCGGCATCCTCGGCCTGACGATCGTGGGTGCGCTGATGTCCAAGCAGGAGGACCTGAAGATGATCTCCCGACTGGGCTTCGTCCCGGCCGTCTGTGGCATCTCAGAGCCGCTCGTGTTCGGCGTCCCGCTCGTGCTCAACCCGATCTATGCGATCCCATTCGTCTTCAACACCGGTATCTCGGCGGCCATCGCCATGGTGGCGATGAACCTGGGGTTCATCCAGGCCAACACCGTGGACGTGCCCTTCGGGGTACCGGTCTTCATCAACGGATTCATCGGATTCGGCTGGCAGGGGGTGGTGGTGCAGGCGATCATCCTGATCGCCACCACCCTCATGTGGGTGCCCTTCGTCGCCATCGACGACCGCCGCGCCACGCGCGAATCCCAGGACCAGGGCGCCGCCGCGCCCACCGACAGCAAGGAGGCTGTTTCCGCATGA
- a CDS encoding glycoside hydrolase family 1 protein, translated as MNALDELQPVFPEDFLWGGALAANQCEGAWNEDGKGPSVADVTRHKPEIDPRDYRAGHAITMADIRAALEWTDYKGPYAKRRGNDFYHRYREDLDLMAEMGFKTLRVSIQWSRLFPTGEEDEPNAAGVRFYHDLFQAMRERSIEPLVTLHHYEQPLATVFNHRGWYDRTMVDMFMRFAEVCFREYGDEVKLWLTFNEVDSIFRHPFTTAGLLAEQFEGMNLEEVCYQALHHQLLASARATRLLHELVPDARMGCMLTKLLHYPLTAHPQDQLLAQRANRDNEMAADVHVRGEYPRWVERDWARKGLRIDVTAQDRAELAVGTVDFLSFSYYMSLVSARDEGERERVSGNLSSGVKNPYLEVSEWNWQIDPEGLRYSLVSLYDKYRLPLFIVENGVGIRETPGPDGVVRDEARIDYLRRHIRELGRAIDDGVELMGYTPWGCVDLVSMSTSEMSKRYGFVYVDADDEGNGTYDRARKQSFDWYRRVIASNGREL; from the coding sequence ATGAACGCATTGGACGAACTGCAGCCGGTATTCCCCGAGGACTTCCTGTGGGGAGGGGCGCTGGCCGCCAACCAGTGCGAGGGCGCCTGGAACGAGGACGGCAAGGGGCCGTCGGTCGCCGACGTCACCCGGCACAAGCCCGAGATCGATCCGCGCGACTACCGGGCCGGCCATGCCATCACCATGGCCGACATACGGGCCGCCCTGGAGTGGACCGACTACAAGGGCCCCTACGCCAAGCGGCGCGGCAACGACTTCTACCATCGTTACCGGGAGGACCTCGACCTCATGGCGGAGATGGGCTTCAAGACCCTGCGGGTCTCGATCCAGTGGAGTCGGCTGTTCCCCACCGGGGAGGAGGACGAGCCCAACGCGGCCGGGGTGCGCTTCTATCATGATCTCTTCCAGGCCATGCGTGAGCGGAGCATTGAGCCGCTGGTCACGCTGCACCACTACGAGCAGCCGCTCGCCACGGTCTTCAACCACCGGGGCTGGTACGACCGCACCATGGTCGATATGTTCATGCGCTTCGCCGAGGTGTGCTTCCGGGAATACGGCGATGAGGTGAAACTCTGGCTGACCTTCAACGAGGTCGACTCGATCTTCCGGCATCCCTTCACCACCGCCGGGCTGCTGGCCGAACAGTTCGAGGGCATGAACTTGGAGGAGGTTTGCTATCAGGCGCTGCACCACCAGCTGCTTGCCTCGGCGCGCGCCACCCGTCTCCTGCACGAGCTCGTCCCCGACGCCCGGATGGGGTGCATGCTAACCAAGCTGCTGCACTATCCGCTCACCGCCCACCCTCAGGACCAGCTGTTGGCGCAGCGCGCCAACCGGGACAACGAGATGGCCGCGGACGTCCACGTGCGCGGAGAATACCCGCGGTGGGTGGAGCGGGACTGGGCCCGCAAGGGGTTGCGCATCGACGTCACCGCGCAGGACCGGGCCGAGCTCGCCGTCGGGACCGTGGACTTCCTGTCCTTCAGCTACTACATGTCGCTCGTCTCCGCCCGCGATGAGGGCGAGCGCGAGCGGGTGAGCGGCAACCTGTCCTCGGGGGTGAAGAACCCGTACCTGGAGGTCAGTGAGTGGAACTGGCAGATCGACCCGGAGGGTCTGCGCTACTCGCTCGTCTCTCTGTATGACAAGTACCGGCTGCCGCTGTTCATCGTGGAGAACGGGGTGGGCATACGCGAGACCCCCGGTCCGGACGGGGTCGTCCGGGACGAGGCCCGCATCGACTACCTGCGTCGCCACATCCGTGAGCTGGGCAGGGCGATCGACGACGGCGTCGAGCTCATGGGGTACACGCCCTGGGGCTGCGTCGACCTGGTGTCGATGTCCACCAGCGAGATGAGCAAGCGGTATGGGTTCGTGTACGTGGACGCCGACGATGAGGGCAACGGCACCTATGACCGTGCGCGCAAGCAGTCCTTCGACTGGTACCGGCGCGTGATCGCTTCGAACGGCAGGGAGCTGTAG